A single Salmo salar chromosome ssa19, Ssal_v3.1, whole genome shotgun sequence DNA region contains:
- the ppp1r17 gene encoding protein phosphatase 1 regulatory subunit 17, producing MSTGCGCVRSPPETAEHRLTGGQEHHYQLVEPVRTLLEEGTGMTRAVQGKHCPEAVHPEEQPDEQEVKKPRRKDTPVLNTPPLIRGVRMGKGEKRMIHMEDEEKDGKN from the exons atgtcTACAGGCTGTGGCTGTGTGAGGTCGCCCCCGGAGACAGCGGAACACAGACTGACGGGTGGACAGGAGCACCACT ATCAGCTGGTGGAGCCTGTGAGGACCCTgctagaggaggggacagggatgaCCAGAGCTGTGCAGGGGAAACACTGTCCTGAGGCAGTGCATCCCGAGGAGCAGCCAGATGAGCAGGAAGTGAAGAAACCACGCAGGAAAGACACGCCCGTCCTCAACACTCCTCCACTCATACGAG GTGTGAGGAtggggaaaggagagaagagaatgaTTCACATGGAGGATGAAGAGAAGGATGGAAAGAACTAG